A single uncultured Methanolobus sp. DNA region contains:
- a CDS encoding ABC transporter ATP-binding protein — protein MAGCNVQNPETNNVIDIQGLKKSYFLGNMEVPILHGIDLCIKKGDFVAIMGPSGSGKSTLMNMIGCLDRPTSGKVMLMGKDTNSITDNELAELRGFEIGFVFQNFNLIPRLSAYENVLLPTYSNTKKGMDTSGRARDLLKLVGLDDRITHKPSELSGGQRQRVAIARSLINDPSLILADEPTGNLDSKTSVEIMGIFSDLHKKGRTIVMITHDPEMEQYVDRVVHIRDGNIGNN, from the coding sequence ATGGCTGGTTGTAATGTTCAAAACCCTGAAACTAATAATGTGATAGATATTCAGGGTCTGAAGAAGAGTTATTTCCTGGGGAACATGGAAGTACCCATACTTCACGGGATAGACCTGTGTATCAAAAAAGGGGATTTTGTGGCTATCATGGGTCCGTCCGGTTCCGGGAAAAGCACACTTATGAATATGATCGGCTGTCTTGACAGGCCCACAAGCGGAAAGGTAATGCTTATGGGCAAGGACACAAACAGCATCACTGACAACGAACTTGCAGAGCTCAGGGGATTTGAGATCGGTTTTGTTTTCCAGAATTTCAACCTCATACCACGACTCAGTGCTTATGAGAACGTTTTGCTTCCAACTTATTCCAACACAAAAAAAGGAATGGACACGTCAGGACGGGCACGAGACCTGCTGAAACTTGTAGGTCTCGATGACCGTATAACCCACAAACCTTCGGAACTGTCAGGCGGACAAAGGCAGAGAGTTGCAATAGCCAGGTCTTTGATAAACGATCCTTCGCTGATCCTTGCCGATGAGCCAACTGGTAACCTGGATTCCAAAACAAGTGTTGAGATAATGGGCATATTCTCTGATCTCCACAAGAAAGGGCGTACTATCGTGATGATAACACACGATCCTGAAATGGAACAGTATGTTGACAGAGTTGTCCACATAAGGGACGGAAATATCGGCAACAATTGA